One stretch of Mangifera indica cultivar Alphonso chromosome 9, CATAS_Mindica_2.1, whole genome shotgun sequence DNA includes these proteins:
- the LOC123225368 gene encoding probable carboxylesterase 120, with the protein MAAETTSTSPTIDPYQFIPFSRSPDGTVTRNNNEYFLKPIAGEDLDPRVFFKDVPINSSNNTWIRIFLPREAIDSSSTRKLPLIVYYHGGGFVLGSVDDSIFHEFCSNVALEYPAVVVSVQYRLAPEYRLPAAYDDSMEALNWIKTTQDELLTKHADFSSCFLMGISAGANLAYHIGLRVAAQVEDLLPFKIKGLILQQPFIGGVKRTESELRLMNNQNFPVCLSDLMWELSLPHGADRDHEYCNLTMGGGSDLLDRIKQHGWKVLITATTGDPMIDRQIEMVKMMEQKALQVKSHYDEGGYHGIDLLEPEKRTAVPVIMKDFVTSAMAQQ; encoded by the coding sequence ATGGCAGCTGAAACTACCTCAACATCTCCGACCATTGATCCCTACCAATTCATTCCTTTCTCCCGCAGTCCCGACGGCACTGTCACTCGCAATAACAACGAATATTTTTTGAAGCCCATAGCCGGTGAAGACCTCGATCCTCGAGTTTTTTTCAAAGACGTCCCCATCAACAGTTCAAACAACACCTGGATTCGCATATTTCTTCCCCGTGAAGCAATCGATTCTTCCTCCACCAGAAAGCTTCCTCTCATTGTTTACTATCACGGCGGAGGCTTCGTTCTGGGAAGTGTTGATGACAGTATTTTCCACGAATTTTGCTCAAACGTGGCGCTTGAATATCCTGCTGTAGTTGTCTCCGTCCAGTACAGGCTTGCCCCGGAGTACCGTCTTCCAGCGGCGTATGATGACTCCATGGAAGCATTAAACTGGATCAAAACTACCCAAGACGAGCTGTTAACAAAACACGCTGATTTCTCTTCATGTTTCTTAATGGGGATAAGCGCAGGTGCGAACTTGGCGTATCATATAGGACTGCGTGTAGCAGCACAAGTTGAAGACCTTTTGCCATTTAAGATCAAAGGGCTGATACTGCAGCAACCCTTCATCGGTGGGGTGAAGAGGACGGAGTCTGAGCTAAGGTTGatgaataatcaaaattttccggTTTGCCTTAGTGATTTAATGTGGGAATTATCATTGCCCCACGGTGCTGACCGTGATCATGAGTATTGCAATCTAACGATGGGTGGTGGGTCGGATTTGTTAGATCGAATTAAGCAACATGGATGGAAGGTGTTGATCACGGCGACTACAGGGGACCCAATGATTGATCGTCAGATTGAGATGGTGAAGATGATGGAGCAAAAGGCGTTACAGGTAAAAAGTCATTATGATGAAGGAGGTTATCATGGAATTGATCTTCTTGAACCTGAAAAACGTACGGCCGTGCCTGTTATCATGAAAGATTTCGTAACTTCAGCCATGGCTCAGCAGTGA
- the LOC123225429 gene encoding carboxylesterase 1-like — MAAETTSTSPTIDPYQFLPFSRSPDGTVTRNNNIIFLKPIAGEDLDPRVFFKDVPINSSNNTWIRIFLPREAIDSSSTRKLPLIVYYHGGGFVLGSVNDSIFHEFCSNVALEYPAVVVSVQYRLAPEYRLPAAYDDSMEALNWIKTTQDELLTKHADFSSCFLMGPSAGANLAYHIGLRVAAQVEDLLPFKIKGLILQQPFIGGVKRTESELRLMNNQNFPVCLCDLIWELSLPHGADRDHEYCNLTMGGGSDLLDRIKQHGWKVLITATTGDPMIDRQIEMVKMMEQKGLQVKSHFDEGGYHGIDLREPEKRTAIPVIMKDFVTSAMAQQ, encoded by the coding sequence ATGGCAGCTGAAACTACCTCAACATCTCCGACCATTGATCCCTACCAATTCCTTCCTTTCTCCCGCAGTCCTGACGGCACTGTCACTCGCAATAACAACATAATTTTCTTGAAGCCCATAGCCGGTGAAGACCTTGATCCTCGAGTTTTTTTCAAAGACGTCCCCATTAACAGTTCAAACAACACCTGGATTCGCATATTTCTTCCCCGTGAAGCAATCGATTCTTCCTCCACCAGAAAGCTTCCTCTCATTGTTTACTATCACGGCGGAGGCTTCGTTCTGGGAAGTGTTAATGACAGTATTTTCCACGAATTTTGCTCAAACGTGGCGCTTGAATATCCTGCTGTAGTTGTCTCCGTCCAGTACAGGCTTGCCCCGGAGTACCGTCTTCCAGCGGCGTATGATGACTCCATGGAAGCATTAAACTGGATCAAAACTACCCAAGACGAGCTGTTAACAAAACACGCTGATTTCTCTTCATGTTTCTTAATGGGGCCAAGCGCAGGTGCGAACTTGGCGTATCATATAGGACTGCGTGTAGCAGCACAAGTTGAAGACCTTTTGCCATTTAAGATCAAAGGGCTGATACTGCAGCAACCCTTCATCGGCGGGGTGAAGAGGACGGAGTCTGAGCTAAGGTTGatgaataatcaaaattttccggTTTGCCTTTGTGATTTAATATGGGAATTATCATTGCCACACGGTGCTGACCGTGATCATGAGTATTGCAATCTAACGATGGGTGGTGGATCGGATTTGTTAGATCGAATTAAGCAACATGGATGGAAGGTGTTGATCACGGCGACTACAGGGGACCCAATGATTGATCGTCAGATTGAGATGGTGAAGATGATGGAGCAAAAGGGGTTACAGGTAAAAAGTCATTTTGATGAAGGAGGTTATCATGGAATTGATCTTCGTGAACCTGAAAAACGTACGGCCATACCTGTTATCATGAAAGATTTCGTAACTTCAGCCATGGCTCAGCAGTGA